A part of Amphiprion ocellaris isolate individual 3 ecotype Okinawa chromosome 16, ASM2253959v1, whole genome shotgun sequence genomic DNA contains:
- the ppp1r1c gene encoding uncharacterized protein ppp1r1c isoform X1 produces the protein MDPSGSGGSTEDRHAQSSTQSKSRSGPEILSLSRCAACYNQKSDSTYRWRNGGESSSSDEASGPEMESDAEFSSSSSSTEDVVAEKPERNSPVPGDNAEDEPRGQDGTSENQDEEQMIKEARPRAPFIRSVSLPSSFTPPLSRHERFISTLHLKVLSLSDDEDAVYSICKAEEKETKRKGGRLNSLIPPMPFQQNQMGLPWQQGSQPTLQQQQPSYQYQQLLPHQHQHHQQPHQYQQLPPYPCQYQPQPHPLLQQLPHQHQYHHQQPPYPCQYHQQPPYPYQYQQLPPH, from the exons ATGG aCCCATCTGGTTCTGGAGGATCCACTGAGGACCGACATGCACAAAGTTCAACACAATCAAAG TCCAGATCCGGACCAGAGATCCTCAGTCTGTCTCGCTGTGCCGCCTGCTACAACCAGAAGTCTGACTCCACGTATCGGTGGAGGAACGGCGGTGAGTCCAGCTCTTCTGATGAAGCTTCTGGACCAGAGATGGAGTCGGACGCAGAGTttagctccagcagcagcagcactgaggATGTTGTAGCAGAAAAACCTGAGAGGAACTCACCTGTACCTGGAGACAATGCTGAGGATGAACCTAGAGGACAGGATGGAACATCGGAGAACCAGGAtgaggaacaaatgattaaagaGGCGAGACCAAGAGCTCCATTCATCAGGTCTGTGTCGCTACCGTCCTCCTTCACTCCTCCATTGTCTCGCCATGAGAGGTTCATCTCCACCCTCCATCTGAAGGTGTTGTCTCTGAGTGACGACGAGGACGCCGTCTACTCCATCTGCAAGGCAGAGGAAAAGGAAACCAAAAGAAAAGGAGGCAGGCTCAACAGTCTGATTCCTCCAATGCCATTTCAGCAGAACCAGATGGGGTTACCGTGGCAACAGGGGTCACAACCTAcattacagcaacaacaaccatCATACCAGTACCAACAACTACTACCACATCAACACCAGCACCACCAACAACCACATCAGTACCAACAACTACCACCATATCCCTGCCAGTACCAGCCACAACCACATCCCCTCCTACAACAATTACCACATCAACACCAGTACCACCATCAACAACCACCATATCCCTGCCAGTACCATCAACAACCACCATATCCCTACCAGTACCAACAACTACCACCACACTAG
- the ppp1r1c gene encoding uncharacterized protein ppp1r1c isoform X2 has protein sequence MHKVQHNQRSGPEILSLSRCAACYNQKSDSTYRWRNGGESSSSDEASGPEMESDAEFSSSSSSTEDVVAEKPERNSPVPGDNAEDEPRGQDGTSENQDEEQMIKEARPRAPFIRSVSLPSSFTPPLSRHERFISTLHLKVLSLSDDEDAVYSICKAEEKETKRKGGRLNSLIPPMPFQQNQMGLPWQQGSQPTLQQQQPSYQYQQLLPHQHQHHQQPHQYQQLPPYPCQYQPQPHPLLQQLPHQHQYHHQQPPYPCQYHQQPPYPYQYQQLPPH, from the exons ATGCACAAAGTTCAACACAATCAAAG ATCCGGACCAGAGATCCTCAGTCTGTCTCGCTGTGCCGCCTGCTACAACCAGAAGTCTGACTCCACGTATCGGTGGAGGAACGGCGGTGAGTCCAGCTCTTCTGATGAAGCTTCTGGACCAGAGATGGAGTCGGACGCAGAGTttagctccagcagcagcagcactgaggATGTTGTAGCAGAAAAACCTGAGAGGAACTCACCTGTACCTGGAGACAATGCTGAGGATGAACCTAGAGGACAGGATGGAACATCGGAGAACCAGGAtgaggaacaaatgattaaagaGGCGAGACCAAGAGCTCCATTCATCAGGTCTGTGTCGCTACCGTCCTCCTTCACTCCTCCATTGTCTCGCCATGAGAGGTTCATCTCCACCCTCCATCTGAAGGTGTTGTCTCTGAGTGACGACGAGGACGCCGTCTACTCCATCTGCAAGGCAGAGGAAAAGGAAACCAAAAGAAAAGGAGGCAGGCTCAACAGTCTGATTCCTCCAATGCCATTTCAGCAGAACCAGATGGGGTTACCGTGGCAACAGGGGTCACAACCTAcattacagcaacaacaaccatCATACCAGTACCAACAACTACTACCACATCAACACCAGCACCACCAACAACCACATCAGTACCAACAACTACCACCATATCCCTGCCAGTACCAGCCACAACCACATCCCCTCCTACAACAATTACCACATCAACACCAGTACCACCATCAACAACCACCATATCCCTGCCAGTACCATCAACAACCACCATATCCCTACCAGTACCAACAACTACCACCACACTAG